One region of Termitidicoccus mucosus genomic DNA includes:
- a CDS encoding TonB-dependent receptor domain-containing protein — MQFPLVIPRALPGPARGFCRFFAATALLRAVFAFVAALALVSVGIVRAAPVVVADTDDTGTATDTAGADATVAEATQQMAVPVLNPLEEKKKSGDPIFVMEAFTVSSKDESEELDPTGMGGPDAEMTEAPFSNDLLAGDVPYENEVDIAVNTELQLAAASTTNPADVATTINRANLIGFPTPILRNGFTQTGVPEVLNAGHTEIWQGPFTPVTGRAAPGGIRNLVTNRPGRGLIRLYFYGNDTGYTQARADYTSELVRKKLWQRVAIDHRNSESPVDFAYYRITDISGGLTWRVNRKHSVMLNVDYRKYDANTSAGIPHYRATATNDPDLTAEQNAQRKKIIGPYLPLATFNSYGPDALTYKRIGSVSLQYEGSASRRVSLRGNLQAWHRDLWQDRFVVGQYVLDTGRFYGTREPFRIEQPMDVLTGTAEATYRLALKKSDHKITFRIEHIQTDYTRTDRYLDRTIKDAAGLTARDRYLRRPGLTYTYLSPTPTNPNRTLTAYGSFDPHNPDYYFPTFNNDLYSFRSIDRDETTSISSAALSERLALWRGRFVATAGVRYDHVELSVDNHPSAGSSNITAYSEDTRDELTWLLGANYQILPSRLLLFANTSTAFEPCTRVDGRTGEIQGNETTLGYELGFRGMLLKRIGITALFFQYQNKNIARGNPLYNDPEFDADQTQPQLVSAGKERFTGATFSARGVLGYGFEINLRAAYTDAVTLASPDRPEQVGREIARLPPANFALSTTYRAPAGKFKGYYAVLTVTAVSDYIAYYDDKSRFYLDYPANTQFSLGLGRSWTVGKPAKGKRLLRHSFYLGVSNLLNRDQLNRFARLAQGRRVGMSYSVTY; from the coding sequence ATGCAGTTTCCCTTAGTAATTCCCCGTGCCCTGCCAGGGCCCGCGCGTGGCTTTTGCCGTTTTTTCGCGGCGACGGCGCTCCTGCGCGCGGTGTTCGCGTTTGTCGCCGCACTCGCGCTTGTCAGCGTCGGCATCGTTCGCGCGGCACCAGTGGTCGTGGCCGACACCGATGACACCGGCACCGCCACCGATACCGCCGGTGCCGACGCGACTGTCGCCGAGGCCACGCAGCAGATGGCCGTCCCCGTCCTCAATCCGCTTGAGGAAAAGAAAAAATCCGGCGACCCCATTTTCGTCATGGAAGCGTTCACCGTTTCCAGCAAGGACGAGAGCGAAGAGCTGGACCCGACCGGAATGGGCGGCCCCGATGCCGAGATGACGGAGGCTCCGTTCTCCAACGACCTTCTCGCCGGTGACGTGCCCTACGAAAACGAAGTGGACATCGCCGTGAACACCGAGCTTCAGCTTGCCGCCGCCAGCACCACGAACCCCGCCGATGTCGCCACCACCATCAACCGCGCCAACCTCATCGGCTTCCCCACGCCCATCCTCCGCAATGGTTTCACCCAGACCGGCGTGCCCGAGGTGCTCAACGCCGGTCACACCGAAATCTGGCAGGGACCGTTTACGCCCGTCACCGGCCGCGCCGCGCCCGGCGGCATCCGCAACCTCGTCACCAACCGTCCCGGCCGCGGCCTGATCCGCCTCTACTTTTACGGCAACGACACCGGCTACACCCAGGCCCGCGCCGACTACACCTCCGAACTCGTCCGCAAAAAACTCTGGCAGCGTGTCGCCATCGACCACCGCAACAGCGAAAGCCCCGTCGATTTTGCCTACTACCGCATCACCGACATCAGCGGCGGCCTCACCTGGCGCGTCAACCGCAAGCACAGCGTCATGCTCAATGTGGATTACCGCAAATACGACGCCAACACCTCCGCCGGCATCCCGCACTACCGTGCGACCGCCACCAACGACCCCGACCTCACCGCGGAACAAAACGCCCAGCGAAAAAAAATCATCGGACCTTACCTGCCGCTCGCCACGTTCAACAGTTACGGCCCCGACGCGCTCACCTACAAGCGCATCGGCTCCGTCTCCCTCCAATACGAAGGCTCCGCCAGCCGCCGCGTTTCCCTGCGCGGCAACCTCCAGGCGTGGCACCGCGACCTCTGGCAGGACCGCTTCGTCGTCGGCCAATATGTCCTCGACACCGGCCGTTTCTACGGCACCCGCGAGCCCTTCCGCATCGAGCAGCCGATGGACGTTCTCACCGGCACCGCCGAGGCCACCTACCGGCTCGCCCTCAAAAAATCCGATCACAAAATCACCTTCCGCATCGAGCACATCCAGACCGACTACACCCGCACCGACCGCTACCTCGATCGAACCATAAAAGACGCCGCCGGCCTCACTGCCCGCGACCGCTATCTCCGCCGCCCCGGCCTCACCTACACCTACCTCTCGCCCACGCCCACCAACCCCAACCGCACCCTCACTGCCTACGGCTCCTTCGATCCCCACAACCCCGACTACTATTTCCCGACTTTCAACAACGACCTCTACTCTTTCCGCAGCATAGACCGCGACGAAACCACCTCCATTTCCTCCGCCGCCCTCAGCGAACGCCTCGCGCTCTGGCGCGGACGCTTCGTCGCCACGGCCGGCGTCCGCTACGACCACGTCGAGCTTTCCGTTGACAACCATCCCAGCGCCGGCAGTTCCAACATCACCGCCTACTCCGAGGACACCCGCGACGAGCTCACCTGGCTCCTCGGCGCCAACTACCAAATCCTCCCGAGCCGCCTACTCCTCTTCGCCAACACCAGCACCGCCTTCGAACCCTGCACCCGCGTGGACGGGCGCACCGGTGAAATTCAGGGCAACGAAACCACCCTCGGCTACGAACTCGGCTTTCGGGGCATGCTCCTCAAGCGCATCGGAATCACCGCCCTCTTTTTCCAATACCAGAACAAAAACATCGCCCGCGGGAACCCCCTCTACAACGATCCCGAGTTCGACGCCGACCAAACCCAGCCCCAACTCGTCTCCGCCGGCAAGGAACGCTTCACCGGCGCCACCTTCTCCGCCCGTGGCGTCCTCGGCTACGGCTTTGAAATCAACCTCCGAGCCGCCTACACCGACGCTGTCACTCTCGCCAGCCCCGACCGCCCCGAGCAGGTTGGCAGGGAAATCGCCCGCCTGCCCCCCGCCAACTTCGCCCTCTCGACCACCTATCGCGCCCCCGCCGGCAAATTCAAGGGCTATTACGCCGTCCTCACCGTCACCGCCGTCAGCGACTACATCGCCTACTACGACGACAAGTCCCGCTTCTACCTCGACTACCCCGCCAACACCCAGTTCTCGCTCGGCCTCGGGCGAAGCTGGACTGTCGGCAAGCCCGCCAAAGGCAAGCGCCTCCTCCGCCATTCGTTTTACCTCGGTGTCAGCAACCTCCTGAACCGCGATCAACTCAACCGCTTCGCCCGCCTCGCCCAAGGCCGTCGCGTCGGCATGAGCTACAGCGTGACTTACTGA
- a CDS encoding TetR/AcrR family transcriptional regulator, with the protein MKMTAAAKKSGKTKTRSGTLAAADEAARARILEQVERELFLHGYSALTMDALAHELGMSKKTLYRYFPGKDAMVDAVIEQFVASLRSEVDARLREERPFVQTVADLLATAAPRIARLSEHVLRDLQRFAPELHRKFEDLRGSHFPAVWSALLRRGVAEGAVRADIDTDFAAHVMLNALRSFTHPDVLATWGLSPGQSIARLLNLVMNGLLTTNGRKFYEKHFGQ; encoded by the coding sequence ATGAAGATGACGGCGGCGGCGAAAAAATCCGGAAAGACGAAAACGCGGAGCGGCACCCTGGCCGCGGCGGACGAGGCGGCGCGCGCGAGGATTCTCGAGCAGGTGGAGCGCGAGTTGTTCCTGCACGGCTACAGCGCGCTCACGATGGATGCGCTCGCGCATGAACTGGGGATGAGCAAAAAAACCCTGTATCGCTATTTCCCGGGCAAGGACGCGATGGTGGACGCGGTGATCGAACAGTTTGTGGCCTCGCTGCGCTCCGAGGTGGATGCGAGGCTGCGGGAGGAACGTCCGTTTGTCCAAACCGTGGCGGATCTGCTGGCGACCGCCGCGCCGAGAATCGCTCGCCTCAGCGAGCACGTGCTGCGCGACTTGCAGCGCTTCGCGCCGGAACTGCACCGGAAGTTCGAGGACTTGCGCGGAAGCCATTTCCCGGCGGTGTGGAGCGCCTTGCTGCGCAGGGGCGTCGCGGAAGGAGCGGTGCGCGCGGACATCGACACGGATTTCGCGGCGCATGTGATGCTGAACGCGCTGCGCTCGTTCACGCATCCCGATGTGCTCGCCACGTGGGGACTTTCACCCGGTCAGAGCATCGCGCGGCTTTTGAACCTGGTCATGAACGGCCTGCTCACCACCAACGGACGCAAATTCTATGAGAAACATTTCGGGCAATAA
- a CDS encoding HlyD family secretion protein yields MRNISGNNTKAGAGGMSVLLFGVLLLAGCAKRDAGTWQGYLEAEFVQVGAPLPGRLETLSVAKGQRVEAGATLFALESVAERAALGEARGALRSAEARLADLEKGARPSEIAAVESQLAEARARADMAALDLSRQQQLLGATVISQDDYDRSRHASEAAAAAVAQIEANLETAKLGGRADAVASARAQAASARATVDRAEWNASQMAQAAPRGGLVFDTLYREGEYVAAGRPVVVLLPPEFLKVRFFVPEAALASVKSGGRVRVAVNGPGAPLEARVSYVSPSPEYTPPVLYNRENRAKLVFMVEAVFAGEAARDLHPGQPVDVRLAE; encoded by the coding sequence ATGAGAAACATTTCGGGCAATAATACAAAAGCGGGCGCGGGCGGAATGTCCGTGCTGCTTTTCGGCGTGCTGCTGCTGGCCGGTTGCGCGAAACGCGACGCGGGAACGTGGCAGGGCTATCTGGAGGCCGAGTTCGTGCAGGTGGGCGCGCCGTTGCCCGGCCGGCTGGAGACGCTGTCGGTGGCCAAAGGACAGCGCGTGGAGGCGGGCGCGACGCTGTTCGCGCTGGAGAGCGTGGCGGAGCGCGCGGCGCTGGGGGAGGCGCGGGGCGCGTTGCGGTCGGCGGAGGCGCGGCTGGCGGACTTGGAAAAAGGGGCGCGCCCCTCGGAGATCGCGGCGGTCGAATCGCAACTCGCCGAGGCCAGGGCTCGCGCGGACATGGCGGCGCTGGACCTTTCAAGGCAGCAGCAATTGCTCGGCGCGACGGTGATTTCCCAGGACGACTACGACCGGTCGCGTCACGCGAGCGAGGCGGCCGCGGCGGCGGTGGCGCAAATCGAGGCGAACCTGGAGACGGCGAAACTGGGCGGGCGGGCCGACGCGGTTGCCTCGGCCCGGGCGCAGGCGGCATCCGCCCGCGCGACGGTTGACAGGGCGGAGTGGAACGCGTCGCAGATGGCGCAGGCGGCGCCGCGCGGCGGACTGGTGTTCGACACTCTGTATCGGGAAGGCGAATACGTGGCCGCGGGGCGTCCGGTGGTGGTGCTGCTGCCGCCGGAGTTTTTGAAGGTGCGGTTTTTCGTGCCGGAGGCGGCGCTGGCGTCGGTGAAAAGCGGCGGAAGGGTGCGGGTGGCTGTGAACGGGCCGGGCGCGCCGCTGGAGGCGCGGGTGAGCTATGTGTCGCCCTCGCCCGAATACACGCCGCCGGTTTTATATAACCGGGAAAATAGGGCGAAGCTGGTGTTCATGGTCGAGGCGGTTTTCGCCGGCGAGGCGGCGCGCGACCTGCACCCGGGGCAGCCGGTGGACGTGAGGCTGGCGGAATAG
- a CDS encoding ABC transporter ATP-binding protein gives MDLVIDVQGITKRFGGKVVVDGLDMQVRRGEIHGFLGPNGSGKTTFIRMLCGLLTPDAGSGTCLGLDVLRQQAAIRLQVGYMTQRFSFYEDLSIRENLDFVARLYAVPDRRAAVAESLERLGLAGRSHQLAGQLSGGWKQRLALAACLIHRPKLLLLDEPTAGVDPKARREFWDEIHQLAAEGLTVLITTHYMDEAERCHRIAYIAYGSLLARGTVDEVIAGAGLGTWEISGPDLPRVAARLRALPGLEQVVAFGNTLHVSTRDRALAEASLAEAFRGGAHRCEEVTPGLEDVFISLMSSARDNFEGAETRRSPSRS, from the coding sequence ATGGACCTCGTCATTGATGTGCAGGGAATCACGAAGCGGTTTGGCGGCAAGGTGGTCGTCGACGGTCTCGACATGCAGGTGAGGCGCGGGGAGATTCACGGGTTTCTGGGACCGAACGGCTCGGGCAAGACGACGTTCATCCGCATGCTGTGCGGATTGCTCACGCCGGACGCGGGGAGCGGAACCTGCCTGGGGCTGGACGTGCTGCGGCAGCAGGCGGCGATCCGGTTGCAGGTGGGTTACATGACGCAGCGGTTCAGCTTTTATGAGGATTTGAGCATTCGCGAGAACCTGGATTTCGTGGCGCGGCTTTATGCTGTGCCGGACCGACGCGCGGCGGTGGCGGAGAGCCTGGAGCGGCTCGGACTGGCGGGGCGGAGCCACCAGCTCGCGGGGCAGCTTTCGGGCGGATGGAAGCAGCGGCTCGCGCTGGCGGCATGCCTGATCCACCGGCCGAAATTGTTGCTGCTCGACGAGCCGACGGCGGGCGTGGACCCGAAGGCACGGCGCGAGTTCTGGGACGAGATTCACCAACTCGCCGCCGAGGGGCTGACGGTGCTCATCACGACACATTACATGGACGAGGCGGAACGGTGCCACCGCATCGCGTATATCGCCTACGGCAGCCTGCTCGCGCGCGGCACGGTGGACGAGGTGATCGCGGGCGCGGGGCTGGGCACGTGGGAGATCAGCGGACCGGATTTGCCGCGCGTGGCGGCGCGGTTGCGCGCGCTGCCGGGGCTGGAGCAGGTGGTGGCGTTTGGCAACACGCTGCACGTGAGCACGCGCGACCGGGCGCTCGCGGAGGCCAGCCTGGCGGAGGCGTTTCGCGGCGGCGCGCATCGTTGCGAGGAGGTCACGCCGGGGCTGGAAGATGTGTTTATCAGTTTGATGAGCTCGGCGCGGGATAATTTCGAGGGGGCGGAAACGCGGAGGAGCCCGTCCCGATCATGA
- a CDS encoding ABC transporter permease, with translation MSRFSPGRFWAIVLKEFIQMRRDRATFAMIVGIPVVQLLLFGYAINSDPKHLPTVVLDADGGPYARSIVQAMRHSDYFEVLDNAASEAGARELLQLGKAQFVLNIPVDFSRRLLRGERPAVLLEADATDPAATGPALSAMSLLMTNVLNRDLPGPLAELHGGAGPVELIVHRHYNPENITQYNTVPGLMGVVLTMTMVIITALAITRERERGTMENLLATPARPLEVLTGKILPYIAVGYIQVSLVLGAARLLFDVPMVGSVALLYAVALVFIAANLSVGITFSTLAKNQLQAVQMAFFFFLPSLLLSGFMFPFRGMPEWAQAIGSCLPLTHFLRIARGVLLKGGGFADIAPEIWPIALFMVVVMAVALKRYRQTLD, from the coding sequence ATGAGCCGGTTCTCGCCAGGGCGTTTCTGGGCCATCGTGCTGAAGGAGTTTATCCAGATGCGGCGCGACCGCGCGACGTTTGCGATGATCGTGGGCATTCCGGTCGTGCAGTTGTTGTTGTTCGGCTACGCGATCAACTCCGACCCGAAGCATCTGCCGACAGTCGTGCTCGATGCGGATGGCGGGCCGTATGCGCGCTCCATCGTGCAGGCGATGCGGCACAGCGATTATTTCGAGGTTCTGGACAACGCGGCGTCCGAGGCCGGGGCTCGCGAACTGTTGCAGCTCGGCAAGGCGCAGTTCGTGCTGAACATTCCCGTGGATTTTTCGCGGCGGCTGCTGCGCGGGGAGCGCCCGGCGGTGCTGCTGGAGGCGGACGCGACCGACCCGGCGGCGACGGGGCCGGCGTTGTCGGCGATGTCGCTGCTCATGACGAATGTGCTCAACCGCGATTTGCCCGGGCCGCTGGCGGAATTGCACGGCGGCGCCGGGCCGGTGGAGCTGATCGTGCACCGGCATTACAATCCGGAAAACATCACTCAATATAACACCGTGCCTGGGTTGATGGGCGTGGTGCTGACGATGACGATGGTGATCATTACGGCGCTGGCCATCACGCGCGAGCGCGAGCGCGGCACGATGGAAAACCTGCTCGCCACGCCGGCGCGCCCGCTGGAGGTGCTGACGGGGAAAATCCTGCCGTATATCGCGGTGGGCTACATCCAGGTGTCGCTGGTGCTGGGGGCGGCGCGATTGCTGTTCGATGTGCCGATGGTGGGGAGCGTGGCCCTGCTCTACGCGGTGGCGCTGGTGTTTATCGCGGCGAACCTGTCGGTGGGCATCACGTTTTCCACGCTGGCGAAAAACCAGCTCCAGGCGGTGCAGATGGCGTTTTTCTTTTTTCTGCCGTCGCTGCTGCTGTCGGGGTTTATGTTTCCGTTTCGCGGCATGCCGGAGTGGGCGCAGGCCATCGGGAGCTGTCTGCCGCTGACGCATTTCCTGCGCATCGCGCGCGGCGTGCTGCTGAAGGGCGGCGGCTTCGCGGACATTGCGCCGGAGATATGGCCGATTGCGTTGTTCATGGTGGTGGTGATGGCCGTCGCGCTGAAGCGGTATCGGCAGACGCTGGATTGA
- a CDS encoding nitroreductase family protein, with translation MQAFADRHSTREFSDRALSLQDLSDLLWAANGINRPDGRRTAATASNKQDIDLYAILPDAAYLYDAKEHALKPVATGDLRPLVAGAQKFALQAPLHIVMVSDFSRFGNAGDQPKRLWSALDAGIVSQNIALFCSGCGLATVPRTTMQSDKLKDALKLTDTQFPILNNIVGYPKQTAVAAAAQAGNLHNFKVRDINGDNFDLASLKGKKVLVVNVASKCGLTKQYTQLQALYKKYGPDKFAIIGFPANNFGKQEPGTDAEIKEFCTTSYSVTFPMMSKISVKGDDIHPLYAWLTQAAANGKQDAPVTWNFQKFLIDENGNWAGVVPPKTTPDSEIITNWIEGRSAVN, from the coding sequence ATGCAGGCGTTTGCCGACCGTCATTCCACGCGCGAGTTTTCCGACCGGGCGCTCAGCCTCCAGGATCTCTCCGACCTTCTCTGGGCCGCCAACGGCATCAACCGTCCCGACGGACGCCGCACCGCCGCCACCGCGAGCAACAAGCAGGATATCGATCTCTACGCCATCCTGCCCGACGCCGCCTACCTTTACGACGCCAAGGAGCATGCCCTGAAACCCGTCGCCACCGGCGACCTCCGCCCCTTGGTTGCCGGCGCCCAGAAATTCGCGCTCCAAGCCCCCCTTCACATCGTGATGGTTTCCGATTTTTCCCGCTTCGGCAACGCCGGCGACCAGCCCAAGCGCCTCTGGTCCGCCCTCGATGCCGGCATCGTTTCGCAAAACATCGCCCTCTTCTGCTCCGGCTGCGGCCTCGCCACCGTCCCGCGCACGACCATGCAATCCGACAAGCTCAAGGACGCCTTGAAACTCACCGACACCCAGTTTCCCATCCTCAACAACATCGTCGGCTACCCCAAACAGACCGCCGTCGCCGCCGCCGCGCAGGCCGGAAATCTCCACAACTTCAAGGTCCGCGACATCAACGGAGACAACTTCGACCTCGCCTCGCTCAAGGGCAAAAAGGTCCTCGTGGTCAACGTCGCCTCCAAATGCGGCCTCACCAAGCAATACACCCAGTTGCAGGCGCTCTATAAAAAATACGGCCCGGACAAATTCGCCATCATCGGCTTTCCCGCGAACAACTTCGGCAAGCAGGAGCCCGGCACGGATGCAGAAATCAAGGAATTTTGCACCACGAGCTACAGCGTCACCTTTCCCATGATGTCCAAGATTTCCGTCAAGGGTGACGACATCCACCCGCTTTACGCATGGCTGACGCAGGCCGCCGCCAACGGAAAACAGGACGCACCCGTCACATGGAATTTCCAAAAATTCCTGATAGACGAAAACGGCAACTGGGCCGGCGTCGTCCCGCCAAAGACAACCCCCGATTCGGAAATCATCACAAACTGGATCGAAGGCCGTTCCGCCGTCAATTAA
- a CDS encoding energy transducer TonB — protein sequence MTTRLILPGIFAAATHAFVLLGFNNGDTPIITPDNGVKIEPPWTPSTPLPPDPPVRDDYDKGPADKIEVTAPPLPGVNPVITNPLDGLPTTPLVFNPYYDKNLTGPITTIPPGRPGDGDRDGKEGKPVVDFSMLDDTPNTRFRAAPVYPHAAKSAGIEGSVTVAFVVDEKGFVTDARVVESTYREFEEPTLRAVSKWRFEPGRKNGVPVRFRMHVPIVFRLNDSE from the coding sequence ATGACAACCAGACTTATCCTCCCCGGAATCTTCGCCGCAGCCACGCATGCGTTTGTGCTGCTGGGCTTCAACAATGGTGACACGCCGATAATCACTCCCGATAATGGGGTGAAAATCGAGCCGCCGTGGACTCCATCCACGCCTCTGCCGCCCGACCCGCCGGTGCGGGATGACTATGACAAGGGACCGGCGGACAAAATCGAAGTGACCGCACCGCCGTTGCCCGGAGTCAATCCCGTGATCACAAATCCCTTGGACGGGCTGCCGACGACGCCCCTCGTGTTTAATCCGTATTATGACAAAAATCTGACCGGCCCCATTACCACTATCCCGCCGGGCCGCCCGGGAGACGGCGACAGGGACGGCAAAGAGGGGAAGCCCGTGGTTGATTTCAGCATGCTCGACGACACCCCGAACACGCGCTTCCGCGCCGCGCCGGTGTATCCGCACGCGGCGAAAAGCGCGGGCATCGAGGGCTCGGTGACGGTCGCCTTCGTGGTCGATGAAAAGGGTTTCGTGACGGATGCGCGCGTGGTGGAGTCCACCTATCGCGAGTTCGAGGAGCCGACGCTGCGCGCGGTGAGCAAGTGGCGTTTCGAGCCGGGCCGCAAAAACGGCGTGCCGGTGCGGTTCAGGATGCATGTGCCGATCGTGTTCAGGCTGAACGATTCGGAATAG
- a CDS encoding MFS transporter: MSNPPKMTNYRWYICAMLFFATTINYLDRQVLSLTAPDFIMPEFHWSDADYGNITGVFSFAYAICMLFAGRFVDWLGTKRGYLWAIGVWSVGACLHAVCGIITEAYVGLGSAAELAQAAGDVAVLIATVSTWCFLVARCVLALGEAGNFPAAIKVTAEYFPKKDRAFSTSIFNAGASVGALASPLLIPPLAKHFGWEMAFIIIGALGFIWMGVWVFMYDKPEKIRFVNAAELEYIEQDKHESAAAPAPGEAAGKKISFLKCFTFRQTWAFVAGKFMTDGVWWFFLFWMPVYLKTFDIKMTEGRGMAMIFALYAIVTVLSIFGGKLPTLFINKGAENPYAARMKAMLIFAFFPLFVLLAQPLGTVSPWLAVLMISLGCAAHQAWSANLFSTIGDMIPKAAIATVTGIGGAAGGIASMIMNKGAGEFFDYAGETNMVFFGFTGKPAGYFVIFCICAIAYLIGWTIMKALVPKYKPITDL; the protein is encoded by the coding sequence ATGAGTAATCCGCCCAAAATGACAAATTACCGCTGGTACATCTGCGCCATGCTGTTTTTTGCCACCACCATCAACTACCTCGACCGCCAGGTGCTCTCCCTCACCGCGCCCGATTTCATCATGCCCGAGTTTCACTGGAGCGATGCCGACTACGGCAATATCACCGGTGTCTTCTCCTTTGCCTACGCCATCTGCATGCTCTTTGCCGGGCGCTTCGTTGACTGGCTGGGCACCAAACGCGGCTACCTCTGGGCCATCGGCGTGTGGAGTGTCGGGGCCTGCCTCCACGCCGTTTGCGGCATCATCACGGAAGCATATGTGGGACTGGGCAGCGCGGCGGAGCTGGCGCAGGCCGCGGGCGACGTGGCCGTGCTCATCGCCACCGTGAGCACATGGTGCTTCCTCGTCGCCCGCTGCGTGCTCGCCCTTGGCGAGGCGGGCAACTTCCCCGCCGCCATCAAGGTCACCGCCGAGTATTTCCCCAAAAAAGACCGCGCCTTCTCCACCTCCATTTTCAACGCCGGCGCCTCCGTCGGCGCGCTCGCCTCCCCGCTTCTCATCCCGCCGCTCGCAAAACACTTTGGCTGGGAAATGGCCTTCATCATCATCGGCGCGCTCGGTTTTATTTGGATGGGCGTGTGGGTGTTCATGTATGACAAACCGGAGAAAATCCGCTTCGTGAACGCCGCCGAGCTTGAATACATCGAACAAGACAAACACGAATCCGCCGCCGCGCCCGCGCCGGGGGAGGCCGCCGGGAAAAAAATCTCCTTTCTGAAATGTTTCACCTTCCGGCAGACCTGGGCCTTCGTCGCCGGCAAGTTCATGACCGACGGCGTGTGGTGGTTCTTCCTCTTCTGGATGCCCGTCTATTTAAAGACATTTGATATAAAAATGACCGAGGGCCGCGGCATGGCGATGATATTCGCGCTTTACGCCATCGTCACCGTGCTCTCCATATTCGGAGGAAAACTTCCGACCCTGTTTATAAACAAAGGCGCGGAAAACCCCTATGCCGCCCGCATGAAAGCCATGCTCATCTTCGCGTTCTTCCCCCTCTTCGTCCTCCTCGCCCAGCCCCTCGGCACCGTCTCGCCCTGGCTGGCGGTGCTCATGATAAGCCTCGGCTGCGCCGCGCACCAGGCATGGAGCGCGAATCTCTTCTCCACCATCGGCGACATGATTCCCAAGGCGGCCATCGCCACCGTCACCGGCATCGGTGGCGCGGCCGGCGGCATCGCCTCGATGATCATGAACAAAGGAGCCGGCGAGTTCTTCGACTATGCCGGCGAGACCAACATGGTCTTCTTCGGATTCACGGGCAAACCCGCCGGGTATTTCGTGATTTTCTGCATCTGCGCCATCGCCTATCTGATCGGCTGGACGATCATGAAGGCCCTCGTGCCGAAATATAAACCGATCACGGATCTCTGA